A genomic stretch from Spiroplasma endosymbiont of Clivina fossor includes:
- a CDS encoding IS1/IS1595 family N-terminal zinc-binding domain-containing protein: protein MEKIIQELVNTLTDDQFLEFYEKVKQQAELIKKQKRLNEIDQKFRAQGIKCPKCESYHCVKNGHNSEGKQKYLCKNCRASFDAFRNHFIYWSHLNYEQWNLLIQISLLGQSSKTISRFIKTTLKTAWYNRQKLMKSKQLENTQLKFKKLSGKIQIDETFIKEIHKGNFKYKTDPRRIHLDPFATNTKCCIQMVIDNNNNIYVKSTNTKRLQKQWVIENMNKELINENSIITSDMQKLYFLVAKQTNSTLCVTKTTINPEASYRNLNKISKLQSSLKEALIHYHGLGFTNIQNYLNLWKWKYQHKGLTPNQQTAVLYFNRLLAKLIW, encoded by the coding sequence ATGGAAAAAATAATTCAAGAACTAGTAAATACTTTAACAGATGATCAATTTTTAGAATTTTATGAAAAAGTCAAACAACAAGCAGAATTAATAAAAAAACAAAAACGTTTAAATGAAATTGATCAAAAATTTAGAGCGCAAGGTATTAAATGCCCTAAATGTGAATCTTACCATTGCGTTAAAAATGGACATAATTCAGAAGGAAAACAAAAATATTTATGTAAAAATTGCCGTGCAAGTTTTGACGCTTTTCGTAATCATTTTATTTATTGAAGTCATTTAAATTATGAACAATGAAATTTATTGATTCAAATTTCATTGCTGGGGCAATCTAGTAAAACAATTTCTCGTTTTATTAAAACTACATTAAAAACTGCTTGATATAATCGTCAAAAATTAATGAAATCAAAACAATTAGAAAATACCCAATTAAAATTTAAAAAATTATCTGGTAAAATCCAAATCGATGAAACATTTATTAAAGAAATCCATAAAGGAAATTTCAAATATAAAACTGATCCACGAAGAATTCACCTTGACCCATTCGCAACTAATACTAAATGCTGTATTCAAATGGTAATTGATAATAATAACAATATTTATGTTAAATCCACAAACACCAAACGTTTACAAAAACAATGAGTTATTGAAAATATGAACAAAGAATTAATTAACGAAAATTCAATTATTACTTCTGATATGCAAAAATTATATTTTTTAGTAGCAAAACAAACAAATTCTACTTTATGTGTAACTAAAACAACAATTAATCCTGAAGCTAGTTATCGTAACTTAAATAAAATCAGTAAATTACAATCTAGTCTTAAAGAAGCCTTAATTCATTATCATGGTTTAGGTTTTACTAATATTCAAAATTATTTAAATCTCTGAAAATGAAAATACCAACATAAGGGTTTAACTCCAAACCAACAAACAGCGGTATTATATTTTAATAGACTTCTTGCAAAATTAATATGATAA